From Desulfobacterales bacterium, the proteins below share one genomic window:
- a CDS encoding copper-translocating P-type ATPase has translation MITASNGNHTSHNRQSQAHESHGTTHHQSNKASGRRNQGAHGSGHGGHGSHHAHMVADFKKRFWISLAITVPVLFLSPMIQSFLGLEELGFTGDQYVLFALASAIFFYGGWPFLTGIFDELKKLQPGMMTLIAVAIATAYIYSSVVVFGLAGKVFFWELATLIDIMLLGHWIEMRSVMGASRALEELAKLMPSDAHKVMDDGSTKDVSIQEIQTGDRVLVKPGEKVPVDGEVSEGQSAVNESMVTGESRPVSKSAGTQVIGGSVNGEGSLTVTVQKTGKDSYLSQMIDLVEQAQQSKSRSQDLANRAALWLTIIALTCGAVTLVIWLALIGRDFAFSLERTVTVMVITCPHALGLAVPLVVAVSTALSAKNGLLIRNRAAFERGRNIGAIIFDKTGTLTEGRFGVTDTLRFSDDYSEEALISYAAAVESQSEHPIARAIAEAVEKPQKAEDFKSITGKGAQARVEGKDVKVVSPGYLRENDLSVDDNRIDELNAQGKTVVFILVDEKPVGAVALADIIREESKQAISKLKNMGIQCMMLTGDNKQVAAWVAEEIGLDDYFAEVLPEDKANKVKEVQSRGLTVAMTGDGVNDAPALAQADVGIAIGAGTDVAVEAADIILVRSNPMDAVAILDLSRATYRKMLQNLAWATGYNAFAIPLAGGVLYSWGILLSPAVGAILMSLSTRDRGDKRPVFEAFDMNRCRQVSVGQC, from the coding sequence ATGATCACAGCATCGAATGGCAATCACACCTCACATAACCGGCAGAGCCAAGCCCATGAAAGCCACGGGACTACTCATCATCAGAGCAACAAAGCATCGGGCCGCCGGAATCAAGGCGCGCATGGCAGCGGACACGGTGGCCACGGGAGCCATCATGCCCATATGGTGGCTGATTTTAAGAAGCGGTTCTGGATATCCCTTGCCATAACCGTTCCCGTCCTTTTTCTATCTCCCATGATCCAGTCGTTTCTGGGTCTGGAAGAGCTTGGGTTCACAGGCGATCAATACGTCTTGTTTGCCCTGGCATCGGCGATTTTTTTCTACGGCGGATGGCCGTTTTTAACAGGGATCTTTGACGAGCTGAAAAAATTACAGCCCGGCATGATGACCCTGATCGCCGTTGCCATTGCCACGGCTTATATCTACAGCAGTGTCGTGGTCTTCGGACTTGCCGGAAAAGTGTTTTTCTGGGAGCTGGCCACCCTGATCGACATCATGCTGCTTGGCCACTGGATTGAGATGCGCTCGGTCATGGGCGCATCCCGGGCACTTGAGGAGCTGGCAAAGCTCATGCCCTCAGATGCCCACAAGGTAATGGACGACGGCAGCACAAAGGATGTTTCCATACAAGAAATACAGACCGGCGACCGGGTGCTGGTTAAGCCCGGAGAAAAAGTTCCCGTGGACGGCGAGGTCTCGGAGGGCCAGAGTGCTGTCAACGAGTCGATGGTCACCGGCGAGTCCAGGCCCGTTTCCAAAAGCGCCGGCACGCAGGTGATCGGCGGATCAGTCAACGGCGAAGGATCCTTGACGGTTACGGTGCAGAAAACCGGCAAGGACTCGTACCTGTCCCAGATGATCGACCTGGTGGAGCAGGCTCAGCAAAGCAAGTCCAGAAGCCAGGATCTGGCCAACCGGGCCGCGCTGTGGCTGACCATCATTGCGCTCACCTGCGGGGCGGTCACCCTGGTGATCTGGCTGGCCTTGATAGGAAGGGATTTCGCCTTTTCCCTGGAGCGCACGGTAACGGTGATGGTCATTACCTGCCCGCATGCCCTGGGTCTGGCTGTTCCCCTTGTGGTTGCCGTTTCCACCGCGCTTTCGGCCAAAAACGGTCTTCTGATCCGGAACCGGGCCGCTTTTGAGCGGGGGCGAAACATCGGGGCCATTATTTTTGATAAAACCGGAACTCTGACCGAGGGCCGCTTCGGCGTGACCGACACCCTGCGCTTTTCAGATGATTACAGCGAAGAGGCGCTGATTAGTTATGCCGCAGCCGTGGAATCCCAGTCCGAACACCCCATTGCCCGGGCAATCGCCGAAGCGGTGGAAAAACCGCAAAAGGCCGAAGACTTCAAATCGATTACAGGCAAGGGTGCACAGGCACGGGTTGAAGGCAAGGATGTGAAGGTTGTCAGCCCGGGCTATCTTCGGGAAAACGATTTATCCGTCGATGATAATCGGATTGACGAATTAAACGCCCAGGGCAAGACCGTTGTCTTCATCCTGGTGGATGAGAAGCCAGTAGGCGCCGTGGCGCTGGCTGACATCATCCGGGAGGAATCCAAACAGGCCATATCAAAACTCAAGAACATGGGCATCCAGTGCATGATGCTCACCGGCGATAACAAGCAGGTGGCTGCCTGGGTGGCAGAAGAAATCGGCCTGGATGACTATTTTGCCGAGGTGCTGCCCGAGGACAAGGCCAACAAGGTAAAAGAAGTCCAGTCCCGGGGTCTCACCGTGGCCATGACCGGAGACGGCGTTAATGACGCCCCGGCCCTGGCCCAGGCCGATGTAGGCATCGCCATCGGTGCGGGCACGGATGTGGCCGTGGAGGCCGCAGACATCATCCTGGTGAGAAGCAATCCCATGGATGCAGTCGCCATTCTGGACCTGTCCCGGGCCACCTACCGCAAGATGCTTCAGAACCTGGCATGGGCAACAGGGTATAACGCCTTTGCCATCCCTTTGGCCGGCGGTGTGCTCTATTCCTGGGGCATTCTTCTCTCTCCGGCAGTGGGTGCCATTCTCATGTCCTTGAGCACGCGTGATCGTGGCGATAAACGCCCGGTTTTTGAAGCTTTCGACATGAACCGGTGCAGGCAAGTGTCGGTCGGCCAATGCTAA
- a CDS encoding multicopper oxidase domain-containing protein, which produces MRAFFSPGCGCARPLPVWAESPDTGIGAIRPQTRYDLTIGYSPIRIDGKKGVSTGINGSVPGPLVRLREGDDVILNVTNDLHDTAHSSIHWHGILVPFPMDGVPGVNFAGIPPGETYQYRYHVRQAGTYWYHSHSRFQEQTGTYGPLVIDPKDGEPFEYDRDFPVVLSDWSFENPEAIFRHINLEGHYYNYQRRTVEIFSGDVR; this is translated from the coding sequence GTGCGGGCCTTTTTCTCGCCGGGGTGCGGCTGTGCTCGGCCCCTGCCGGTATGGGCGGAATCACCGGACACCGGCATCGGTGCAATCCGGCCGCAGACGCGATACGATCTGACGATCGGGTATTCCCCGATCCGAATTGACGGGAAAAAGGGCGTTTCTACAGGTATTAACGGATCCGTGCCGGGACCTCTGGTTCGCCTGCGTGAGGGAGATGATGTCATCCTCAACGTGACCAATGACCTCCATGACACCGCCCATTCCTCCATACACTGGCACGGCATTCTCGTCCCTTTCCCCATGGATGGTGTGCCGGGGGTCAATTTTGCGGGCATCCCCCCGGGGGAGACCTACCAGTACCGCTATCATGTCAGGCAGGCGGGCACCTACTGGTATCACAGCCATTCGCGTTTCCAGGAGCAGACCGGCACATACGGACCGCTTGTGATTGATCCGAAAGACGGTGAGCCGTTTGAATACGATCGGGATTTTCCGGTTGTGCTCTCTGACTGGTCTTTTGAGAATCCGGAAGCCATCTTTCGCCACATCAACCTGGAGGGACACTATTACAATTACCAGCGGCGGACCGTGGAGATTTTTTCCGGCGATGTGCGATAA
- a CDS encoding multicopper oxidase domain-containing protein has protein sequence MDKDGWRVLVYEDLVSTEPQPYKHAVDREMTINITANMERYMFSFDGMKYTEHPGPYLFRHNERLRLFLVNHTMMDHPIHLHGMWMQLETGAKKPPFKHTILTKPGEVVSALITPIEKGDWAFHCHLLYHMEAGMFQVVRVA, from the coding sequence TTGGATAAGGACGGCTGGCGGGTGCTGGTCTACGAGGATCTGGTCTCAACGGAACCACAGCCTTACAAGCATGCGGTTGACCGCGAGATGACCATCAATATTACTGCCAATATGGAGCGGTACATGTTTTCCTTTGACGGCATGAAATATACCGAACACCCCGGGCCCTATCTTTTCCGGCATAACGAGCGGCTGCGGTTGTTTCTGGTCAATCATACCATGATGGATCACCCCATCCATCTACATGGGATGTGGATGCAGCTGGAAACCGGGGCGAAAAAACCGCCTTTCAAGCACACGATCCTGACCAAACCCGGAGAGGTGGTATCCGCGCTCATTACCCCCATTGAGAAAGGAGACTGGGCGTTTCACTGTCATCTGCTCTATCACATGGAAGCCGGCATGTTCCAGGTTGTCCGGGTCGCCTGA
- a CDS encoding copper resistance protein B, producing MKFKTGSVMRGAPWFLLLLCIPALAAGQNSSASGSSQYPAGYHETAPGPPADASIRKYADDTGPEARRNFGVQPVHDNEIFAVFQADRFEYQAIEGEDLMLYDVIAWIGEDYNKLYLESEGSWLVDAEEFEEVEVELLYGRNIASFWDFQVGVRHDFEPNPERTFAAVGIQGLAPYWFEVDATAYVSEDGDVSAGLEAEYDLLLTQRLIVQPRLETALAVQEVEEYGIGQGFNDITLGLVRLRYEIRREFAPYIGVFLEAETG from the coding sequence ATGAAATTCAAAACAGGATCCGTGATGCGGGGGGCACCTTGGTTTCTGCTGCTTCTCTGCATTCCCGCTCTGGCGGCCGGACAGAATTCAAGCGCTTCGGGCAGCAGTCAATATCCGGCCGGCTATCATGAGACCGCACCCGGACCGCCTGCGGATGCGTCAATCCGAAAGTATGCCGATGATACCGGGCCGGAGGCGCGAAGAAACTTCGGCGTCCAGCCGGTCCATGACAATGAGATTTTTGCCGTTTTCCAGGCCGACCGTTTCGAATATCAGGCCATCGAAGGCGAAGATCTCATGCTTTATGACGTGATCGCCTGGATCGGTGAGGATTACAACAAGCTGTACCTGGAAAGCGAAGGTTCATGGCTGGTTGATGCCGAAGAGTTCGAAGAGGTTGAAGTCGAGTTGCTCTATGGACGAAATATAGCCTCCTTCTGGGATTTTCAGGTGGGCGTTCGGCACGATTTTGAACCCAACCCGGAACGAACCTTTGCCGCTGTCGGCATCCAGGGTCTTGCGCCGTATTGGTTCGAAGTCGACGCCACTGCCTACGTGAGCGAAGACGGTGATGTATCTGCCGGCTTAGAAGCAGAATACGATTTGCTGCTAACCCAGCGGCTGATTGTCCAACCGCGCCTGGAAACTGCGCTCGCGGTTCAGGAAGTGGAAGAATACGGGATCGGCCAGGGGTTTAATGATATCACACTGGGCCTCGTCAGGCTGCGTTACGAGATCCGCCGGGAATTCGCCCCTTATATCGGCGTTTTCCTGGAAGCGGAAACTGGGTGA